One window of Meiothermus sp. Pnk-1 genomic DNA carries:
- a CDS encoding type I restriction-modification system subunit M: MTEQDQIRLGKVLWAIADELRGAMNADDFRDYMLSFLFLRYLSDNYEEAARRELGDDWPKLPEGERRSPLAVWYEQNPDDIAMFEDQMRRKVHYVIKPEYLWSSIAEMARTQDAELLHTLQKGFKFIENESFASSFQGLFSEINLDSDKLGKNYPQRNARLCKIIQRINEGLAEFPRERDLLGDAYEYLIGQFAAGSGKKAGEFYTPQQISSILSGIVSLDAQDPKSGKRERLGRVLDFACGSGSLLLNVWRRMGRHGVGKLYGQEKNITTYNLARMNMLLHGLKDTEFEIFHGDSLLNEWPLLREENPAKKIEFDAVVANPPFSYRWDPSEELAEDFRFKDYGLAPKSAADFAFLLHGFHFLHREGTMAIILPHGVLFRGNAEAKIRRKLLKDGNIDTVIGLAPNLFYSTGIPVCILVLKKCKKFDDVLFINAAELYEKGKRQNRLLPEHIDKIVETYQYRREVREELPNGAIFASRRVSMEEIEENDFNLNITRYVSTAASDEEVDLKGVGDELRALTEKIAQATRKHNQFLIELGLPGLPEG; the protein is encoded by the coding sequence ATGACCGAACAAGACCAAATCCGTTTGGGCAAAGTACTTTGGGCTATTGCCGACGAACTTCGCGGCGCGATGAACGCCGACGACTTTCGCGACTACATGCTGTCGTTTTTGTTTCTGCGCTACCTCTCGGACAACTACGAAGAGGCCGCCAGGCGGGAGCTGGGCGATGACTGGCCGAAACTTCCAGAAGGTGAGCGCCGCTCGCCGCTCGCGGTGTGGTACGAGCAGAACCCGGATGACATCGCGATGTTCGAGGACCAGATGCGCCGCAAGGTGCACTACGTCATCAAGCCCGAATACCTGTGGAGCAGCATCGCCGAAATGGCGCGCACGCAGGATGCGGAACTGCTTCACACCCTGCAGAAGGGCTTCAAGTTCATCGAGAACGAATCCTTCGCCAGCAGCTTCCAGGGGCTGTTCTCGGAAATCAACCTGGATTCCGACAAGCTCGGCAAGAACTACCCGCAGCGCAATGCGCGGCTGTGCAAGATCATCCAGCGGATCAACGAAGGATTGGCCGAGTTTCCGCGCGAGCGCGATTTGTTAGGCGACGCCTACGAGTACCTGATCGGCCAGTTTGCCGCAGGCTCCGGCAAGAAGGCGGGCGAGTTCTACACGCCGCAACAGATCTCCAGCATACTTTCGGGAATCGTGTCGTTGGATGCGCAGGACCCCAAGAGTGGCAAGCGCGAGAGGCTCGGCAGGGTGCTGGATTTCGCCTGCGGCTCGGGTTCTTTGCTCTTAAATGTGTGGCGCCGGATGGGTCGGCACGGCGTGGGCAAGCTCTACGGCCAGGAAAAGAACATCACCACCTACAACCTGGCGCGCATGAACATGCTGCTGCATGGCCTCAAGGACACGGAGTTTGAGATCTTTCACGGCGATTCCCTGCTGAACGAATGGCCGCTGTTGCGTGAGGAAAACCCGGCCAAGAAGATCGAGTTTGACGCCGTGGTCGCCAATCCGCCCTTTAGCTACCGTTGGGACCCCAGCGAGGAACTGGCCGAAGACTTCCGCTTCAAAGACTATGGCTTGGCGCCCAAATCTGCCGCCGACTTCGCCTTCTTGCTGCACGGCTTCCATTTCCTGCATCGCGAGGGTACCATGGCCATTATCCTGCCGCACGGCGTGCTGTTTCGCGGTAACGCGGAGGCCAAAATCCGCAGGAAGCTGCTCAAAGACGGCAACATCGATACGGTGATCGGGCTGGCGCCGAATCTTTTCTACTCGACCGGCATCCCGGTGTGCATCCTGGTGCTGAAGAAATGCAAGAAGTTCGACGATGTGCTCTTCATCAACGCCGCCGAGCTCTACGAGAAGGGCAAACGCCAGAACCGCCTGCTGCCCGAGCATATCGACAAGATCGTTGAAACCTACCAATACCGCCGCGAGGTGAGGGAGGAGTTACCAAACGGAGCCATCTTCGCATCGCGCCGCGTGAGCATGGAGGAGATCGAAGAGAACGATTTCAACCTGAACATCACGCGCTATGTAAGTACTGCCGCGTCGGATGAAGAGGTGGACTTGAAAGGCGTGGGCGACGAGTTGCGTGCTCTGACTGAGAAGATAGCGCAGGCTACCCGCAAGCACAATCAGTTTTTGATCGAGCTTGGCTTGCCGGGACTTCCTGAGGGGTAG
- a CDS encoding nucleotidyltransferase family protein, which yields MTPRTLSRDDILAELRRLKPELSRRYGVNRMALFGSFAKGEARPGSDIDVVVELDEPDLFALVHIKEELESALRCSVDIIPYTELMNGFLKARIQREAVYV from the coding sequence ATGACCCCACGAACCTTAAGCCGCGACGACATCCTCGCCGAACTACGACGCCTCAAGCCGGAGCTTTCGCGTCGCTACGGGGTGAACCGCATGGCGCTTTTTGGATCCTTTGCCAAAGGCGAAGCGCGCCCCGGCAGCGACATCGACGTCGTCGTCGAGCTGGATGAACCGGATCTCTTTGCCCTGGTCCACATCAAGGAAGAGCTGGAATCGGCGTTGCGGTGCTCGGTCGATATCATTCCCTACACCGAGCTGATGAACGGCTTCCTCAAAGCGCGCATCCAGCGCGAGGCTGTGTATGTCTGA
- a CDS encoding DUF86 domain-containing protein — MSDRELVRAVIAQILTAIGRIERRAARVTQPSDFVSSDTGLDMLDAIAMMLIAIGENCKNLDKITGGTLLARYPDVDWKGVKGMRDVISHHYFDISPEIVFSVCRKQIPLLRRTFEAMLTDLDS; from the coding sequence ATGTCTGATCGGGAGTTGGTCAGGGCAGTCATCGCGCAGATCCTGACCGCGATTGGCCGCATCGAGCGCCGGGCCGCGCGCGTCACCCAACCCAGCGACTTTGTCTCGAGCGATACCGGACTCGACATGCTCGATGCCATCGCCATGATGCTGATTGCCATCGGCGAGAACTGCAAAAACCTGGACAAAATCACCGGCGGTACGCTCTTGGCCCGTTACCCCGATGTGGATTGGAAAGGGGTTAAGGGGATGCGCGACGTCATCAGCCACCACTACTTCGACATCAGCCCCGAGATCGTTTTCTCCGTTTGCCGCAAGCAGATCCCGCTGCTTCGGAGGACCTTCGAGGCGATGCTCACGGACCTCGACTCATGA
- a CDS encoding plasmid stabilization protein → MASLIIRNLDETTKQALRLRAAQHGVSMEEEARRILRAALGVTRYPARLGSHLRDRFQAVADEDFHLPERHRPRKPPQLG, encoded by the coding sequence ATGGCCAGCTTGATTATTCGAAACCTCGACGAAACCACAAAGCAAGCCTTGCGGCTTCGCGCGGCGCAGCACGGCGTTTCGATGGAAGAGGAGGCGCGCCGCATCTTGCGGGCGGCGTTGGGAGTTACCCGCTATCCCGCGCGGCTTGGCAGCCACCTGCGCGACCGTTTTCAGGCAGTTGCCGATGAGGATTTCCACCTTCCCGAACGGCACAGGCCACGCAAACCGCCGCAACTGGGATGA
- a CDS encoding PIN domain-containing protein, with the protein MILLDTNVLSEFMRPQPSAQVVAWLDEQPAETVWVSAISLAEIELGLALMPKDKRQMALAQAAQAMFDEDFAGRCLPFDEVAAVHYARIVAARM; encoded by the coding sequence ATGATTTTGCTCGATACCAACGTGCTCTCCGAGTTCATGCGACCGCAGCCCTCGGCGCAAGTGGTTGCCTGGCTGGATGAGCAGCCCGCTGAAACGGTATGGGTCAGCGCCATCAGCCTCGCCGAGATTGAGCTGGGTCTGGCGCTCATGCCGAAAGACAAGCGGCAAATGGCACTGGCGCAAGCAGCTCAGGCGATGTTCGACGAAGATTTTGCTGGTCGCTGCTTGCCGTTCGATGAGGTCGCCGCTGTCCACTACGCGCGCATCGTAGCGGCGCGCATGTAA